The following are encoded in a window of Flavobacterium cupriresistens genomic DNA:
- a CDS encoding T9SS sorting signal type C domain-containing protein gives MKKKLPAFPLQFLMHCFSQKKLHYKKTSFLKVKLSFLFLFVFGSLWAQPPHTFTADGSLVVPAGITSMDVQAWGGGGAGGGASGAGLLAGRSGAGGGGGAFAHGAITVVAGNTLAVKVAGVTTGTTATGGNGGSSTITGFETILLAVGGHGGVANTAGGAPAGGAGGLNTASFGSIAKTSGVTGGNGASALLSLGLSSGAGGKGGDTGGGAGGAALSSLLLGNGPGNFGTPPGGGGSGAMNSASGGAQSGGNGARGQVIVTYTCPTYSITGISGAGVCNSVGSTSVITVTSSAASLPIGVYTVTYNRTNPTGTALTAAMTVTSAGTGTFTAVGLTTIGTSTITVTNLTSGVCSSNIAANNTTNVIVSATTVGGTISGAKTICAGATSGLLTLSGYTGTILKWQSSGPFGTWDDIVNTAATYTSGPLTETIDFRAVIQNGSCAAVNSATVTITVSPLPQGSLTANGPFCATGAGQLTFTATAGTGPYTVVYQENGGANRTQTNVTSGTAFATFTTPVTTSTTYTLVSVTGADICARSLAFTGGSATITVNPLPQGSLTANGPFCVTGSGQLTFTATAGTGPYTVVYQENGGANRTQTNVTSGTAFATFTTPVTTSTTYTLVSVTGANSCVRSSGFTGGSATITVNPLPQGSLTANGPFCATGAGQLTFTATAGTGPYTVVYQENGGANRTQTNVTSGTAFATFTTPVITSTTYILVSVTGADTCVRSSGFTSGSATITVNPLPQGSLTANGPFCATGAGQLTFTATAGTGPYTVVYQENGGANRTQTNVTSGTAFATFTTPVITSTTYTLVSVTGADTCIRSSGFTGGSATITVNPLPQGSLTANGPFCATGAGQLTFTATAGTGPYTVVYQENGGANRTQTNVTSGTAFATFTTPVTTSTTYTLVSVTGADTCIRSSGFTGGSATITVNPLPQGSLTANGPFCATGAGQLTFTATAGTGPYTVVYQENGGANRTQTNVTSGAAFATFTTPVITSTTYTLVSVTGADTCVRSSGFIGGSATITVNPLPQGSLTANGPFCATGAGQLTFTATAGTGPYTVVYKENGGADRTQTNVTSGTAFATFTTPVTTSTTYTLVSVTGADTCVRSSGFTSGSATITVNPLPQGSLTANGPFCATGSGQLTFTATTGTGPYTVVYKENGGADRTQTNVTSGVAFATFTTPVTTSTTYTLVSVTGADTCVRSSAFTGGSATITIIPQPTAPVNGGITDPTCLTPTGTLVLNGLPNMSNYTITQSGSFPNTYAGGAGPDPTTYTITGLAPGTYNFIVQYSGSCASPPLSNIVINPLVTNTYTTAGGWSGGTPTINHNIIFADDYATTGDINSCTCKVNAGKKVTINALNTLTVTNALTVDSAPGTELLFENNASLVQANDNPLLNSGSISYKRTGKQIFIYDYIYWSTPVSPQKLVDVSPLTLSDKYFSFNGTNWVMTSSNTEMIIGKGYIIRGPQSYSNTVRADYTAQFVGAPNNGALSGETMDAGNFYLIGNPYPSALDADLFLPANSFLDGTIFFWTHNTPIGRVGPYKYNADDYASYNVVGGVAISAKSDPGHTDNPATDAGVKPTGKIGAGQSFFATTVSAGTVAFTNAMRLGGADNSQFFKIKNTSKNTDLERHRIWLDLENEEGAFKQLLIGYVEGATNGHDNRFDGVTLDGNPFLDFYSINSNKKYVIQGRALPFLDTDTIPLGYRSAIVSDFTISIDDSDGNLVHQAIYIEDKITGQIHDLRESDYKFSTGIGVFDDRFILRYVNKSLGVGEFENKGKEIIVSAKDKIININASESTISEILIFDVSGNMIYKKSAINDPAFQIVNLKSQDQLLFVKVKLENNTVSIKKVMF, from the coding sequence ATGAAAAAAAAATTACCAGCTTTCCCGCTTCAATTTTTAATGCATTGTTTTTCTCAAAAGAAGCTGCATTATAAAAAAACATCATTTCTAAAGGTAAAACTCTCCTTTCTGTTTTTATTTGTTTTTGGCTCTTTATGGGCGCAACCCCCTCACACCTTTACGGCTGATGGTTCATTAGTAGTTCCGGCTGGAATTACTTCGATGGACGTACAAGCTTGGGGTGGTGGTGGAGCTGGTGGAGGAGCCAGTGGAGCCGGATTATTAGCTGGAAGAAGCGGCGCTGGTGGTGGTGGTGGTGCTTTTGCACATGGTGCTATCACAGTTGTGGCAGGAAATACCTTGGCTGTTAAAGTGGCAGGAGTAACGACTGGTACAACAGCTACCGGTGGTAATGGTGGAAGTTCTACGATAACTGGTTTTGAAACGATTCTCTTAGCGGTTGGTGGACATGGAGGTGTTGCGAATACGGCAGGAGGAGCACCAGCCGGAGGTGCCGGAGGGTTAAATACGGCTTCGTTTGGTTCAATAGCAAAAACCTCTGGTGTCACAGGGGGAAATGGTGCTTCTGCTCTATTAAGTCTAGGACTCTCTTCGGGAGCCGGAGGAAAGGGAGGTGATACCGGAGGAGGTGCCGGAGGAGCTGCTCTGAGCAGTCTTTTATTGGGTAATGGCCCCGGAAATTTTGGAACTCCTCCTGGTGGAGGGGGGAGTGGAGCAATGAACTCAGCGTCGGGCGGCGCTCAGAGTGGCGGTAATGGCGCACGTGGTCAGGTTATCGTTACTTATACTTGTCCAACTTATAGTATTACAGGAATTTCAGGAGCAGGTGTTTGTAATTCGGTTGGGAGTACTTCCGTAATAACGGTAACTTCCAGCGCAGCTTCTTTACCTATTGGAGTTTATACAGTAACATATAATCGAACTAATCCCACCGGGACTGCACTTACTGCAGCTATGACGGTTACCTCTGCGGGAACGGGGACTTTTACAGCAGTTGGTTTGACTACTATAGGAACAAGTACAATTACTGTTACCAATCTTACATCGGGAGTGTGTTCTTCAAATATTGCGGCAAACAATACAACAAATGTAATTGTTTCTGCAACAACTGTTGGAGGAACTATAAGTGGCGCAAAAACAATTTGTGCAGGAGCTACAAGTGGTTTGTTAACTTTGAGTGGATATACCGGAACCATTTTAAAATGGCAATCATCAGGTCCATTTGGAACGTGGGATGATATTGTTAACACAGCTGCAACTTATACGTCAGGACCACTTACTGAAACGATAGATTTTAGAGCCGTAATTCAAAACGGTTCTTGTGCTGCTGTAAATTCTGCTACCGTTACTATAACGGTCAGTCCCTTACCACAGGGTAGTTTAACAGCCAATGGTCCGTTTTGTGCAACGGGAGCTGGACAATTAACTTTTACGGCAACCGCAGGAACAGGTCCTTATACAGTAGTCTATCAGGAAAATGGTGGTGCGAATCGTACGCAGACTAATGTGACCAGTGGTACCGCTTTTGCGACTTTTACTACTCCGGTTACAACTTCTACAACTTATACGTTAGTTTCTGTAACTGGGGCTGATATTTGTGCACGAAGTTTAGCATTTACAGGAGGCTCGGCAACAATAACAGTCAATCCTTTACCCCAAGGTAGTTTAACAGCCAATGGTCCGTTTTGTGTTACAGGTTCAGGGCAACTAACATTTACGGCAACCGCAGGTACTGGTCCTTATACTGTAGTGTATCAGGAAAACGGAGGCGCGAATCGTACGCAGACTAATGTGACCAGTGGTACCGCTTTTGCGACCTTTACAACTCCGGTTACGACTTCTACAACTTATACCTTGGTTTCCGTGACAGGAGCAAATAGTTGTGTTCGAAGCTCCGGATTTACGGGAGGCTCGGCAACAATTACGGTTAATCCATTACCTCAGGGTAGTTTAACTGCTAATGGTCCTTTTTGTGCAACGGGAGCTGGACAATTAACTTTTACAGCAACTGCAGGAACAGGTCCTTATACAGTAGTCTATCAGGAAAATGGTGGCGCCAATCGTACACAGACAAATGTGACCAGTGGTACTGCTTTTGCAACTTTTACGACTCCGGTTATTACTTCTACGACTTATATTTTAGTTTCTGTAACAGGGGCAGATACCTGTGTTCGAAGCTCCGGCTTCACGAGTGGTTCTGCGACAATTACGGTTAACCCATTACCTCAGGGTAGTTTAACAGCTAATGGTCCGTTTTGTGCAACGGGAGCTGGACAATTAACATTTACGGCAACCGCAGGAACAGGTCCTTATACAGTAGTCTATCAGGAAAATGGTGGCGCCAATCGTACACAGACAAATGTGACCAGTGGTACTGCTTTTGCAACTTTTACGACTCCGGTTATTACTTCTACAACATATACTTTGGTTTCCGTAACAGGGGCAGATACCTGTATTCGAAGCTCCGGCTTTACTGGCGGTTCGGCGACAATTACGGTTAACCCGTTACCTCAGGGTAGTTTAACGGCCAATGGTCCTTTTTGTGCGACGGGAGCTGGACAATTAACATTTACGGCAACCGCGGGAACAGGTCCTTATACAGTAGTCTATCAGGAAAATGGTGGAGCGAATCGTACACAGACAAATGTGACCAGTGGTACTGCTTTTGCAACTTTTACGACTCCGGTTACAACTTCTACGACTTATACTTTGGTTTCTGTAACAGGGGCTGATACCTGTATTCGAAGCTCCGGCTTTACTGGTGGTTCGGCGACAATTACGGTTAACCCGTTACCTCAGGGTAGTTTAACCGCCAATGGTCCGTTTTGTGCAACGGGAGCTGGACAATTAACTTTTACGGCAACCGCAGGAACGGGTCCTTATACAGTAGTCTATCAGGAAAATGGTGGAGCGAATCGTACACAGACTAATGTGACCAGTGGTGCTGCTTTTGCAACTTTTACGACTCCGGTTATTACTTCTACGACTTATACTTTAGTTTCTGTAACAGGGGCTGATACTTGTGTTCGAAGCTCCGGCTTTATTGGTGGTTCGGCGACAATTACGGTCAATCCACTACCACAAGGTAGTTTAACAGCTAATGGTCCTTTTTGTGCGACGGGAGCTGGACAATTAACTTTTACAGCAACCGCGGGTACAGGTCCTTATACAGTAGTTTATAAAGAAAATGGCGGAGCAGATCGTACGCAGACTAATGTGACCAGTGGTACTGCTTTTGCGACTTTTACTACTCCGGTTACAACTTCTACAACGTATACTTTAGTTTCTGTAACAGGGGCTGATACTTGTGTTCGAAGCTCCGGTTTCACGAGTGGTTCTGCGACAATTACTGTTAATCCATTACCGCAAGGAAGTTTAACAGCCAATGGCCCATTTTGTGCGACAGGTTCAGGACAACTAACTTTTACAGCAACCACGGGTACAGGTCCTTATACAGTAGTTTATAAAGAAAATGGCGGAGCAGATCGTACACAGACTAATGTGACCAGTGGTGTTGCTTTTGCGACTTTTACCACTCCGGTTACGACTTCAACGACTTATACTTTGGTTTCTGTAACCGGAGCTGATACTTGTGTTCGAAGTTCAGCATTTACAGGTGGTTCTGCTACTATCACAATAATTCCACAACCAACTGCGCCCGTTAATGGAGGAATTACTGATCCAACATGTCTAACGCCGACCGGTACGTTAGTTTTAAATGGATTGCCCAATATGAGTAATTATACGATAACGCAAAGCGGTTCTTTTCCCAATACTTATGCGGGAGGCGCTGGCCCCGATCCAACAACATATACAATTACCGGACTTGCACCCGGAACCTATAATTTTATTGTTCAATATAGTGGTAGTTGTGCTTCGCCACCCTTATCGAATATAGTTATAAATCCGCTTGTAACAAACACTTACACTACAGCAGGAGGCTGGTCGGGTGGAACGCCAACAATAAATCATAATATTATCTTTGCTGACGATTATGCGACAACAGGAGATATAAACAGTTGTACCTGTAAAGTAAATGCAGGGAAAAAAGTGACCATAAATGCATTAAACACGCTAACGGTAACTAATGCATTAACTGTTGATTCAGCACCGGGAACGGAATTACTGTTTGAGAATAATGCAAGTTTAGTTCAGGCAAATGATAATCCGTTACTGAATTCGGGCTCTATTAGTTACAAACGTACAGGTAAACAGATTTTTATATACGATTATATTTATTGGTCAACACCGGTGAGTCCACAAAAATTAGTAGATGTGTCACCCTTAACGTTATCCGATAAATATTTTAGTTTTAATGGAACAAACTGGGTGATGACCAGTTCCAATACCGAAATGATAATTGGTAAAGGTTATATTATTCGTGGACCTCAAAGTTATTCAAATACGGTAAGAGCCGATTATACAGCTCAATTTGTTGGCGCTCCAAACAATGGTGCTTTGTCCGGAGAAACAATGGATGCGGGTAACTTTTATTTAATCGGAAATCCATATCCTTCTGCTTTGGACGCGGATCTTTTTTTACCTGCAAATTCTTTTCTGGATGGAACTATCTTTTTCTGGACCCATAATACGCCTATAGGTAGAGTAGGACCATATAAATACAACGCAGATGATTATGCGAGTTATAATGTTGTTGGAGGTGTAGCAATATCTGCAAAAAGTGATCCCGGGCATACGGATAATCCGGCTACGGATGCCGGGGTTAAACCAACGGGTAAAATTGGGGCAGGACAATCTTTTTTCGCCACAACGGTTAGTGCCGGAACGGTCGCTTTTACTAATGCAATGAGGTTGGGGGGTGCGGATAACAGTCAGTTTTTTAAAATAAAAAATACTTCAAAAAATACCGATTTAGAGCGACATCGCATATGGCTTGATCTGGAAAATGAGGAAGGAGCATTTAAACAATTGCTGATTGGTTATGTGGAAGGAGCAACAAACGGTCATGATAATAGATTTGATGGTGTAACACTTGACGGAAATCCGTTTTTGGATTTTTATAGTATTAACAGTAACAAAAAATATGTTATCCAAGGGCGTGCGCTGCCTTTTTTAGATACCGATACAATTCCTTTGGGATATCGTTCTGCAATTGTAAGTGATTTTACTATTTCGATAGATGATTCCGATGGGAATTTGGTACATCAGGCCATTTATATCGAAGATAAAATAACCGGACAAATACATGATTTAAGAGAAAGTGATTATAAGTTTTCAACCGGAATAGGTGTCTTTGACGATCGTTTTATATTGCGTTATGTCAACAAATCATTGGGA